One part of the Rhizobium rhizogenes genome encodes these proteins:
- a CDS encoding NosR/NirI family protein gives MPKNTDIGRHGPAVFLAFLIALFALAGQAFAAGSLADYLAKVQPAELFAAADRFGEPVGEPAIVPVYKGKDIAGYAYLNSDFTNSTGYSGKPIHIVVGIDKAGVVRGLKLVDHKEPIVLIGIPEARVVAALNSVIGRDLAKVAAGAERPPQVDIVSGATVTVLVMGDSVVRSAVKLIRSGRLGDGTAAAGVAAAPQAVRKLDLSKQDISDWQTLLGDGSIRSLRLTVGEVSDAFVKAGQPDAARTPETPEPQDTFIDLYVAPVSVPAIGRSLLGEEGYARLAKRLKPGQSAILVAGDGAYSFKGSGYVRGGIFDRIELLQDGQGIRFRDRDHTRLTQIAAAGAPHLREIALYVVPDSFAFDMTEPWDLQLLVQRTTGVRDKATMPYDLGYTLPDAYVSVETPAAPVPAAPVPAAATTPDAVVFGEESAPLWVSIWEMNRVSVAITFAGLLVLTAIFFFQDWLVKRPKLFGWVRRGYLLFALVWLGWYANAQLSVVNVLTFINALISGFHWDFFLSAPLIFILWASVAAGLLFWGRGPFCGWLCPFGALQELTNGVAKWLKVPQVKLPWGLHERLWPVKYIIFLGLFGLSLYSLALAETFAEIEPFKTAIILKFAREWPFVIFALTLLAAGLFVERFYCRYLCPLGAALAIPGRIRMFEWLKRWPECGSPCQRCAKECPVQSIHPEGQINVNECIYCMHCQELYQDDHRCPHMIQVRLKREKFVALSTPPEKGKERPKTVVTHKGKPIGTDEGVAGEQA, from the coding sequence ATGCCGAAAAATACTGATATCGGGAGACATGGTCCGGCGGTCTTTCTTGCTTTTCTGATCGCGCTTTTCGCCCTGGCGGGTCAGGCATTCGCAGCCGGCAGTCTTGCCGATTATCTCGCGAAGGTTCAGCCGGCGGAGCTGTTTGCGGCGGCCGACCGTTTCGGCGAGCCGGTGGGTGAGCCGGCCATCGTGCCCGTCTACAAGGGCAAGGATATTGCCGGTTACGCCTATCTCAATTCCGATTTCACCAATTCGACCGGCTATTCCGGCAAGCCGATCCACATCGTCGTCGGTATCGACAAGGCCGGCGTTGTACGCGGTCTGAAACTTGTCGATCACAAGGAGCCGATCGTGCTGATCGGCATACCCGAAGCCCGGGTGGTGGCGGCGCTGAATTCGGTGATCGGCCGCGATCTGGCGAAGGTTGCCGCCGGTGCTGAGCGCCCGCCACAGGTTGATATCGTCAGCGGCGCGACAGTGACGGTGCTGGTGATGGGCGACAGCGTGGTCCGCTCGGCGGTCAAGCTCATTCGCAGCGGCAGGCTCGGAGACGGTACGGCGGCGGCAGGCGTGGCCGCAGCACCGCAGGCGGTGAGAAAACTCGATCTTTCGAAACAGGACATATCCGACTGGCAGACGCTGCTTGGCGACGGTTCCATCCGCAGCCTGCGCCTGACGGTGGGCGAGGTATCGGACGCTTTCGTCAAAGCCGGCCAGCCGGATGCGGCCCGGACACCGGAAACGCCAGAACCGCAGGATACGTTCATCGATCTCTACGTCGCACCCGTCAGCGTGCCGGCCATTGGCCGCAGCCTTCTGGGCGAAGAGGGCTATGCGCGGCTGGCGAAACGCCTGAAGCCCGGCCAGTCGGCCATTCTGGTGGCGGGCGACGGCGCCTATTCCTTCAAGGGATCGGGTTATGTGCGTGGCGGCATTTTCGACCGTATCGAGCTTCTCCAGGACGGGCAGGGCATCCGTTTTCGCGACCGGGACCATACACGGCTGACGCAGATCGCCGCGGCCGGTGCGCCGCATCTGCGGGAAATCGCGCTTTACGTCGTCCCCGACAGCTTCGCCTTCGACATGACCGAACCGTGGGACCTGCAGCTTCTGGTGCAGCGCACCACCGGCGTTCGCGACAAGGCGACGATGCCCTATGATCTCGGTTATACGCTGCCGGACGCCTATGTGAGCGTCGAGACGCCTGCCGCGCCAGTGCCGGCTGCGCCCGTGCCGGCGGCCGCAACGACGCCGGACGCCGTTGTTTTCGGGGAAGAAAGCGCGCCGCTCTGGGTCAGCATCTGGGAGATGAACCGCGTCTCCGTCGCCATCACCTTTGCCGGGCTGCTGGTTCTCACCGCCATCTTCTTCTTTCAGGACTGGCTGGTCAAACGCCCGAAACTGTTCGGCTGGGTCCGGCGCGGCTATCTGCTCTTTGCGCTGGTCTGGCTCGGCTGGTATGCCAATGCGCAGCTTTCGGTGGTCAATGTCCTGACCTTCATCAATGCGCTGATCTCCGGTTTCCACTGGGATTTCTTCCTGTCGGCGCCGCTGATCTTCATCCTCTGGGCGTCGGTTGCCGCCGGGTTGCTGTTCTGGGGGCGCGGGCCCTTCTGCGGTTGGCTCTGCCCCTTCGGCGCGCTGCAGGAACTCACCAACGGCGTCGCGAAATGGCTGAAGGTGCCGCAGGTCAAGCTGCCCTGGGGGCTGCATGAGCGCCTCTGGCCCGTCAAATACATCATCTTCCTCGGCCTCTTCGGGCTGTCGCTCTATTCGCTGGCGCTGGCGGAGACCTTTGCCGAGATCGAACCCTTCAAGACGGCGATCATCCTGAAATTCGCCCGCGAATGGCCCTTCGTGATCTTTGCGCTGACGCTGCTCGCCGCCGGCCTTTTCGTCGAGCGCTTCTATTGCCGGTATCTCTGCCCGCTCGGCGCAGCACTCGCCATTCCCGGCCGTATCAGAATGTTCGAATGGCTGAAGCGCTGGCCGGAATGCGGTTCGCCCTGCCAGCGCTGCGCCAAGGAATGTCCCGTGCAGTCGATCCACCCGGAAGGGCAGATCAACGTCAACGAGTGCATCTACTGCATGCATTGCCAGGAACTTTACCAGGACGACCACCGCTGTCCGCACATGATTCAGGTGCGGCTGAAGCGGGAAAAATTCGTGGCGCTCTCCACCCCTCCGGAAAAGGGAAAAGAGCGTCCGAAAACCGTGGTTACCCACAAGGGCAAACCGATCGGCACAGATGAAGGGGTGGCGGGCGAACAGGCCTGA
- a CDS encoding ferritin family protein: MPKLNAEPPVLTTMQAVLETAARMEQEAIDGYRALRQRMLDEKQPALATVFDRLIAEEESHLRQVDVWAAETAPADRTGTFAAPDLSPMFDAEGADMVPPETLDAYRAFSAAVRNEERAFVFWSYVAAQAPNADVRQAAEKMAREELGHVATMRRERRLAFHVARAEAPPGDAPDIIGLEDHFLKLLASLPEWRDDRTLQGFAEETRERIAALPGMAFRRKPRLSGQFDLALGRPVTLCGILLDYYLDLMNCEKNEPAVDFAGAAASQLVRCLAFLRNLGSAA, encoded by the coding sequence ATGCCGAAACTGAATGCCGAACCGCCCGTTCTGACAACGATGCAAGCCGTGCTGGAAACCGCAGCCCGCATGGAGCAGGAAGCAATCGACGGCTATCGCGCGCTCAGGCAGCGGATGCTGGATGAAAAACAGCCGGCGCTCGCAACCGTTTTCGACCGGCTGATCGCCGAGGAGGAATCGCATCTGCGTCAGGTCGACGTCTGGGCGGCAGAAACAGCGCCTGCCGACAGGACGGGCACCTTCGCCGCACCGGATCTGTCACCCATGTTCGATGCCGAAGGCGCCGACATGGTGCCGCCGGAAACGCTGGACGCCTACCGCGCCTTTTCGGCCGCCGTCCGCAACGAGGAAAGAGCCTTTGTTTTCTGGAGCTACGTTGCCGCCCAGGCACCCAATGCCGACGTGCGGCAGGCGGCGGAAAAAATGGCGCGCGAGGAACTCGGCCACGTCGCGACGATGCGCCGGGAAAGGCGTCTGGCGTTTCATGTAGCAAGGGCCGAAGCACCGCCGGGGGACGCACCGGATATTATCGGGCTTGAGGACCATTTCCTGAAACTGCTTGCGAGCTTGCCCGAATGGCGGGACGATAGGACGTTACAGGGATTTGCCGAAGAGACGCGGGAGCGCATCGCGGCACTTCCCGGAATGGCGTTCCGCCGCAAGCCGCGATTGTCCGGCCAGTTCGATCTGGCGCTCGGAAGACCGGTCACGCTCTGCGGCATTCTGCTGGACTATTATCTCGACCTGATGAATTGCGAGAAAAACGAGCCGGCGGTCGATTTTGCCGGAGCCGCGGCCTCGCAGCTGGTCCGCTGCCTCGCCTTTCTCAGAAATCTCGGCTCCGCCGCCTGA
- a CDS encoding DMT family transporter, which produces MPIYELAAVGAATCWALTGLLSAGPAGRLGALAFNRTRQLFVASLLGVYVLASGAWRELQPEALSSLLLSGFIGIFVGDTLLFTCLNRLGPRRSGILFALNAPIAALLGWAVLDEQLPVTAIAGIGLTLGGVLLAILFGKRKAQLHEWESVKGPLWLGVLFGLLAALSQAVGSLIARPVMATGIDPVAASMLRVGVAALCLTALTTLPIAAVRPKGPLTKSLFLQTALTGIIALAFGMTLLLFALSGGKVGIVSTLSATTPVIILPLLWLRTRELPAPGAWAGAALVVAGMALMFWR; this is translated from the coding sequence ATGCCGATTTATGAACTGGCCGCCGTGGGCGCCGCGACGTGCTGGGCGCTGACCGGGCTTTTGTCCGCAGGCCCGGCGGGACGTCTTGGAGCGCTCGCCTTCAACAGGACACGGCAGCTTTTCGTCGCCTCCCTGCTGGGGGTCTATGTCCTTGCCTCTGGCGCCTGGCGGGAACTTCAGCCAGAGGCGCTGTCGTCGCTTCTCCTGTCCGGCTTCATCGGTATTTTCGTTGGCGACACGCTTCTTTTCACCTGCCTCAATCGGCTGGGACCGCGCCGCTCGGGAATCCTGTTCGCCCTTAATGCCCCAATCGCCGCGCTGCTCGGATGGGCGGTGCTTGACGAGCAGCTTCCCGTCACCGCCATTGCCGGTATAGGCCTGACCCTCGGCGGCGTGCTGCTTGCAATTCTCTTCGGCAAGCGAAAGGCGCAGCTGCATGAATGGGAGAGCGTCAAGGGGCCGCTTTGGCTCGGCGTGCTCTTCGGCCTTCTCGCCGCACTCAGCCAGGCTGTCGGTTCCCTGATCGCGCGGCCTGTCATGGCGACCGGGATCGATCCTGTTGCCGCTTCGATGCTGCGCGTCGGGGTGGCCGCTCTCTGCCTGACGGCGCTTACCACGCTGCCCATCGCGGCTGTCAGGCCGAAAGGCCCGCTGACCAAAAGCCTGTTCCTCCAGACGGCACTCACCGGCATCATCGCCCTGGCTTTTGGCATGACGCTCCTTCTCTTCGCCCTTTCCGGCGGCAAGGTCGGCATCGTCTCGACACTGTCGGCGACGACACCAGTGATTATCCTGCCACTGCTCTGGCTGAGAACAAGGGAGCTGCCGGCGCCCGGTGCATGGGCCGGCGCCGCACTTGTCGTGGCCGGCATGGCGCTCATGTTCTGGAGGTAG
- a CDS encoding helix-turn-helix transcriptional regulator yields the protein MTKHYQELSLIFQALADPTRRAILARLGGGPAPVTELSAPTGLRLPTVMRHLSVLEEAGLITTSKDGRVRTCAIVPEALEPVRTWLDEQRAMWESRLDRLEAFVMQAMKEDSE from the coding sequence ATGACTAAGCATTATCAGGAACTTTCACTAATCTTCCAGGCTCTTGCCGATCCGACACGGCGGGCGATCCTCGCCCGGCTTGGAGGCGGGCCAGCGCCGGTTACGGAATTGTCCGCTCCCACGGGGCTGCGTTTGCCCACGGTGATGCGCCATCTTTCCGTGCTGGAGGAGGCGGGGTTGATCACCACGTCCAAGGACGGACGGGTGCGCACCTGCGCGATCGTGCCCGAAGCGCTGGAGCCGGTGAGGACCTGGCTCGATGAACAGCGGGCCATGTGGGAGAGCCGGCTTGACCGGCTGGAGGCATTTGTAATGCAGGCCATGAAGGAGGATTCAGAATGA
- a CDS encoding SRPBCC family protein, giving the protein MTMKPGQDGGSAEPHQAQDRFATLSFEREVAVPLPVLWQVWLSPAARAVWASPAPSVTVEFLEADSRPGGREVSLCKVAGQPDIRCECGWLELQPARRSVNYEVVSSGGVTQSAALVTADFLAGEERSRLTVTVQLSSLAEDMRDGYQAGFSAGLNNLANVAARTMVLERTMKVPRNIVWKAWMNEETLPQWWGPDGFSCRTKRIDLRTGGEWVFDMIGPDGTVFPNHHRYIEVRPEERIGYTLLWGENGPKHADAWASFEDQDGGTKVVLGMVFSTEAEFQQAKGFGAVELGQQTLGKLERFARAL; this is encoded by the coding sequence ATGACAATGAAACCCGGTCAGGACGGCGGAAGCGCTGAACCGCATCAGGCACAGGACCGTTTTGCGACGCTGAGCTTCGAAAGGGAGGTTGCCGTTCCATTGCCGGTCCTCTGGCAGGTCTGGCTGTCACCCGCCGCCCGGGCGGTGTGGGCTTCTCCCGCGCCCTCGGTGACGGTCGAATTTCTGGAGGCGGACAGCAGGCCGGGCGGTCGCGAAGTCTCGCTCTGCAAGGTCGCCGGGCAGCCGGATATCCGGTGTGAATGTGGCTGGCTGGAGCTGCAGCCGGCCCGCCGCAGCGTGAATTACGAGGTGGTTTCCTCTGGTGGCGTGACGCAGTCGGCAGCGTTGGTGACGGCCGATTTTCTGGCCGGGGAAGAGCGCAGCCGGTTGACCGTAACGGTGCAGCTTTCGTCACTGGCGGAGGATATGCGGGATGGCTACCAAGCGGGGTTCAGCGCGGGTCTGAACAATCTGGCCAATGTGGCGGCGCGGACCATGGTGCTGGAGCGGACGATGAAAGTGCCGCGAAACATTGTCTGGAAAGCCTGGATGAACGAGGAGACGCTGCCGCAATGGTGGGGTCCTGACGGATTTTCCTGCCGCACGAAGAGGATCGATCTGCGCACCGGCGGGGAATGGGTATTCGACATGATCGGCCCTGACGGCACCGTCTTTCCGAACCATCATCGTTATATCGAGGTGCGGCCCGAAGAGAGGATCGGTTATACGTTGTTGTGGGGCGAAAACGGGCCGAAACATGCCGATGCCTGGGCGTCCTTCGAAGATCAGGACGGCGGGACGAAAGTTGTGCTGGGCATGGTGTTCAGCACGGAAGCCGAGTTCCAGCAGGCGAAGGGCTTCGGTGCCGTGGAACTGGGGCAGCAAACGCTGGGTAAACTGGAACGTTTCGCCAGGGCGCTGTAA